The sequence gggtgtttatttgcTCAGAcatccaggccgcattaaaggccctggactcattcgtcgacaacgcaaagtcggtcactgaatgccgcagatctcttaacgagatggctcagcacttcagtatcagccttatatgggtacctgggcacagtgATATTGagggcaattgcagagcagacgagctggcctatggttcacccctgttgaaacagcaagtttccttggactccggttagaggatattgatgacagtttgtgatcggtcgcgtctgttaggtggggcgaagcactgctacaacaacaactaagagtctgtttccctgacctacacaattgctgccggaggggggagaagaaggggcaggggctgatgctcggcattgctcccgactctactacggagattgtaggtatgagtgggagcagccgtgtgagttggtgtcgccgtggggcgcgagcaacagcgggtacttgttgtggcttgctgagcagcggggctgttggaaggtagcgggggccctaaggcgcagactacgggacgtcctagggcgagaacagcaaggagccacaaaagactTATAGAACTGCCGTgtacgtctggttttgggatctagcccagaacaacctgtccgatgcaaccatcccttacacgagacacactgacaagaatatgaccgtcctaaaaatattcttttccggcagatgcagcaaaaccatttctcagcaccggggtcaggagacgggccCGGAATGGGtgcgataccttcccggaacaagagagtatggagcagtcccgctacaaggagctgctgggaggatgacaatttgtgggagggatgcaacaaattaaatggggttagacTAAATGGCAGTCCttagtcgggaaaaatcccgagtcgctccggtacatagaaccgacggccttggggagcggaccatctctttaactgtattgtgaaaccaacacctctaacacccctctcattatggtccgcccctgttgaaacagcaagtttccttgcattcccgttagaggatattgatgagaatttgtgatcggtcgcacctattggatggggcgaagcactgctacaacaacaacaacataaaagtttgttGGGCCGAAAAAATGCGAGAGCGCTTTTTGTCGGCAGTTTGTAATGCATccttgaaaaaaataatttaaaaacaaatcaaGCGAGCAGAGCCATATTGGTTAATTTGTTTCTTttctattgaatttttttttctaagtgaGCAGAAAACATtgctatttccttttttttttgtatatttgagGATTGTTAAAAACTACTATCTTAGTTCACGAAGGGAACTTGTTTAATACCCTCTTATGAGGTTAAATCATATCCATATTCTCATCATCTACCCAGAGATAATATATATAACTTGAAAAAATGCTTGTACAAAAACAATAATTGAAATAGGTACAGCATTTGgaataatattttaatacattGTCATAGTCCCAGAACATACATTCACAATTTTCGTACAATTCATCTTACAAATCTATATTTTAATGCTACTCCCTCAAACATTCTCGGAGCTCACAAACTTATGAGTCCGAAATACGTGAAATATAAAGCTTCAGAAATATCATATGGGATTTTTTTGTGACTCCGATATGATAAAATTATGAGCTATATGCCAAGAGTGTTCATCAAACAAGGCATCTTTGGAACAAATGTTgataatttattttgaaaaattttctttgtgtctTGCTGTTTCCATTTTAAATAATCTCCGTAATGTTCGGTATTTTAACAATGAAAGTATTTCGAGCAAAACTAACTCCGTGGTATGCCAGACCAACTTTTTTGCCAATTTTGAGGATATACTTCCCTATTTTTAATACAATGCGTCTAAAATCCGCCCTGATCTATACAATCTAATCCCTTATATCAATATTGTAAATGACTCCGAAAAGGCATATAAAAAGCAAACTATGTCTTTTGGGAGTCAtatcggactcttatttaggctgATACAATGTATGAAATTAAGCTGATATCGGCAaagtctggtaacactatggacacattcagtctatgtgagttctttattgacaggtaagttcaacctaacctaagctcaTATCGGCCGACCATCGCAAAAAGGGAAATACAGCTCACAACGAGCGTAAACGATCCTTTCtgactccgaatgtttgctgggaggcatggttcaattatgtacaggttggctcaacTCATCAGCTGGTTTTATTTATGTctttgcatggtcgaagggattgtcaaaagatggcaaactcaaaatgaaaccaacacattggcaacattttacttacacatacaaaaactgttaAGTCCCTACAAAAAATCgagcgattaatccctaaagagattgatcgccgattgatctcttttgtctacagttgggcataattgatcccctttagtcccttttgggtacagttgggattagtcagttttaAGCCCTTTTTTAAGACaggaatcgaattatttaagaaaaatgtagAGCTTTTCGGATAATGTTTTTAATCCTTtttgaaaagtttctcagcaagAAATTCATCTGCCTAAGCATATGCGTTCGGAGTCGGGTAAAAACATTTAGGATAACCAATCAATGGGAACAATAAAAACTGCACAtcacatattggaagagaagggGGCTTACTCTCCCCGGATATTTACCGAGACAAaacactattattattattttggaaGTATATATAGGATCATAtatatttcatgtgtttgtaaatTTGTACATAATTGTAGAGTAGGACTAATTTTTCCTTTGAGGAAAATCAagtatatttgttttattaaagatcctttaactaaaaaaaaaataaacaccacTCTCTACTACAGCCAACTTAACCTACTGCATTTTTGTACAAACCATATTttgaattttggcattttttaataaCTGTGGAATCATTTCACCTCAATCATCGCAAGTAGTACACATCATCCAAGGAAatatttgtacccacaaaaatataaaagaataaCAATCATTTATTTATTCTTTGGGTGCTGCAATATCCAATTAGCTTTCTGCATGTTTCCTTGGTTAAATTTTTTCTCCAACCGCCCGAAGTCTATTATTCATATCCCAAGTGATacgaataaattattttatatttcacCATACCTCCTCATAGCTAAGATCATATTTTCTTCGATTAATTCCGCTTCTTGCGCAAATTTTGTATTATCTTCTGCATGTTATTTTAGCTTTTCAGTACATTCACCCGGTATACTGCAAAAATATTCAGCACTGATCAAACTCCATGTAAATCTGGAGCTTTAGCACTCAGGTTTACCTCTTTAGATCGCACTTGCTGGGTTTCCTCTAAAAAATTGTGATCTAAATATTTTTCCAGCTCAGGAGCACGTGAAATAGTTTTAGTGATTTGTTCTCGGTTGCCATTAACTCCAATTAACATACTACTGTCTGTTATAAAGGAGTCAATAATTGTTTCTGGTGGAGTACCTGCAGATTTATTGAACTCAGCGGTGTCAGTTGCAGTGGCTGTAGTGCCACCTTCGCAAAGTGGGCCCAATTTTTCAAGTTAGGTCTTGGTGAAGTAAAcgaagagaatatataataaacatTGCAATAAAATGATGTCAACAACACCGACATACACTAAAGTTCAATGTTTTCATGCACGGAAAAGATATAACAGCTGTTTTTTGTTATCAAGAGCTGCAAAACTAACGATGGCACTATCGATAGTTTAATTTTAAGAAAACAATCGATTTTTTTCTGTCGAATGTTGGGAGTGGTATTAAACACcaaaaatcacacacacaagattgcgcattgcacatgtaaacaaaagatcagctgttttttatgggcaatttttttgcgtcattttcctttagctcttgttttttctctctttatttCATTCgatcaagcagtcaagtgtgacgtagatgcgcagaacgaagcaactttgaagtcgtgaatgcgcaattttctgtgtgtgatttgtgatcaAACAccaatcacctacccagattgcgcattcacgagttcaaaattgcttcgttctgcgaaTCTACGTCACAGTAGACCCTTGAGCGAACAGCTGATATGCTGTTctatagtttttcatacaaaatacaaaatgttGTTGTGtaaatttcctttcttttaatgaATAATTGTTTAATTAAAATGTTTTCAACGTAAATGTATCGGAAATATATCGTTCTTATCGGTCAACTCTAATTTTAACACTGTTTGCCAAacgttttgtgtatttttgggAAAACAAAAAGCAATCAGTACAAGTTGCgaaaaaacattaaaaaggcCGTGAGTTGTTAAGGATAACGAGCTATTACATGCCGTATGACTTGAAAAAGGGTAGgtaattttctcaaatttaagTTTTCCAAACATTTAATGATTTTCTTATATCCAAAGTTATAGCACGCTTCCGACCAGAATTAAAGCTTTTAATTTCCAGTGTAACTTTGGATGCtgataaattttcaaaactcTTTGATGATGCGCCTATATTTCGTATACAAGATGAAATTGAAACATGCCAAGAAGTTTTAAAAGATCGTGTTAAGCGTTTGGGTTCCAAAGATACGTCTTCTCATCATACCAGTGTATGTAAATCTACATGTGATATGCAAGCAACCATTTTCGAACCTCCACCACCCAATTTTAGGAAAGTTGTGCTGGCTACAAATAAATGCCGAAACTTAAATCTAGAACAATTATACACTTTGGGTGCGCTCAATCACTATGGTGAACTAACCAAATTGGGTAGACGTATGGCCGAATTTCCAATTGATCCAATGATGGGTAAATGTGTTGGTTAGTGAGAAATAGTTTGGAAAAATTGCATTCCGAGTTTGAAATGTAACTAATCAATGCGTATAAATTAGTTTGATTTCATACTCGGAATTCCATACATTGTAAACAGTACTATTAAATTTGAATTCCTTAATTTTAGGTATAACTATTCCGAAGAATTGGTATCAATTGCTGCGATGCTTTCTGTGAATAGCGCAACATTCTATCGTCTACAAGATAAAATCATACATGCCGATACAGCACGTAAGAACTTCAGTCATATGCATGGTGATCATTTGAGTTTGTTGCAAGTCTATAATCAATGGCTTGATACAGGTAGCTATACACTTTCGTCATGGCGGAACTATGCAGGTGGTGAAAGAAGTTCGGCTAATTGActctttttttagctgctttacCAATCCGCTTACCCAACTAAATTAGGTTACTTCGTGTTGTTCTTTCTAGGCAAATCGCAAATTTACTTAGCGTTTTATTTCCACTAGCTTGCAAAAAAAAACGCCAATCGAAATTAATTCAGTTCTTACAGGATTATTGATTCACAATATTaatgataattttttaatttattatagaaGCCACCCAATGCGTTTTCGAAGTTGTGTGCTGCAGCCTTTGTTAAGTATTTGAGAGGCAACTACAATCAATtgaaaagaaattagaaaaattggatcAGCTGCAAATGATAGTTGATACCCAAAATACCGCTATCACGGATGCCATAGCTGCTCTGAAAGTTGCTACCGAGCAGTTAGTTCGTCAGGAAGTAAAAAATACACCTGTCGTAAAATGTTTTCCACTTTGTGACGTACATGAGGTACAGCAATTGGACGAAAAAAACATCGTCCAACATAGATGTATATGTACGTTAAATATGAACTATTATAtactttttaaacaatttttgtttattttacagGAATCTATGATTGCATCAATTTATGCAACAATACGAAAAATTTACCACTAATTATAAAAACAGACGTGATAATTACTTTGAATTTGGACGGGACTCATGGTAAGATTGGGCTGAAATCGTTCCCCAACTTGTATAGCGAATTGGCAGGTATTTCTAACCCCTTATATtaatacattgttttttgaatttaaacttttaaattttactagCTGTTTCTACAATTCCTTTTGAGGGATTAGCCCCCGAGGATGAGCTCCGAAAAGGATTGCAATTTGCCAAGTCAAAACATTTTAAGAAACTTCATCGACAAAAAAAACAGGGGTCACAATCATAACAATGCCTTAGTACAACAATATGTAAGTTGATCGAAATCAATGCATATATTCTTTTGACCTGACACTCTTCTGCattgggttgaattcgctttgccatcaccttatcCTGACAAGTTCGCTATacatattttagagggttgtctatcatacataactgcaTTTGAATTCTACTACAATCGGAGtaaattttactatacgtttacaaataataactatagaagCCGCTACCatattttttagacaaaaaaatTAACGGTTCGACACCAAAACTCTGAAGTTAGTTttaggatatacaatattttacgaaaaatataataataataggaCATTTCGTTTGTCCAAAAGTTGTGCAAACAACAGGCATTTAAGGCAAGAAAAAATCGtgttatgaattattatttttcgtttatttctaagattttattATATACTCAATGTATATACTTAATTACTATGTGAATTATTTAAGTTCTTGTTCAATACAAAAAATTCGCACACtcttaaatattaaaacaaagTACTTAATGCAAAATGCACACAGGAGGTTAATCTTTATCACAAAGCCTttcttgaactcaatcttccgtaCAAACTGCAAATTCCGAAtgatctcattattgctttattgaatgcctagtGTAGTCAAAAATCTGGTACGTTTTGTTTAATTGgtcggattttattgtcaatgtaacaaatggcaAACAAATTTCATAATAccaaattgtgattcgattaagtttctgtatgAAATCGATATAATAAACATATATCATTTTATATAACTTTAAGGGtgagttaattttaaatttaaaaatttcccaCACTTGTCTATATAAATTACCTCTGAATTAAATGCATATCTTTTAAAGATAGTAAACaagaacaaaatactaaattttaaagagaaacacTAAAAAAAGTAgtcatatatatattgtttttatttatattgctaatacaaaatgctcgcaatgagttatCAGTTAAATCAAAACAATACAGCCTACAAAATTTGTGTGACTGCAGCAGCATATGTGTGAcaagaaataattttaattaaggtacattcgattattgaatacaaaaactaaaACATCTAAACTGCAATATATTGGCACTCTGATATTTATGAGAGCACCTAGCCTGAAGTAGCAATAtatgagtattacatatatggtagtCGATTAAGTTTGGGACAATAGTTTGAGGCTGATAAAACTTTGACGCGTTACTTGACATTTACTGCATTGGCACAAATATGTTACTCGCAAATAATTTATATGGTCAATTCACTAGGTCTCCTATTGTCTTATGTACTATCTTTTTAAATACGACACTCGTGAACACCAAATTCTGTTGTAGATCGTATTTAAGTATATCCGTAAGGAGGGTTATCTATAAAAAGCCTGTAAAAATCTAAATGTATGCCACCGCTTATCCttattaataaaaattctttgaaattttcaaaaataaaaaacaaaaaattatttggcAATAACTTAGTGCATCTGATATACATAAGTTGCTGAATTGTAGTTTTTAtccaaattttatataataaacaacaacaaagcagatATGAGCGGTTTAAGATCGTAGCAAATACATATGAGGAATATAAGACCTTGTGAATTACCTAATAATTCATTGCAATCGTTTATTTACAaacatattagggggactcatgtaaccgtataaatgccttataaagtgtgtaaacgtataaatttatctagtttacgcacgagctgtcaaattttgtatgaaaaatcatttacacaatttgtattgtgtaaacgcggtaaactcaaaggaatgcaaccttgcagacattacagacggcattttcatcaaaaatctccaacatcagcaagtaaaggcgttttagttttgatttttaacttaatcttggtattttttaatttgtataacaatcaaaaaatgtttgtttggcaataatacagctgataaacaatcaagtttatcaagagcatttctaggtgcgttcatataacagcgtgtgtaaatggatataattttacaccttataagtttatatgctttcatgagtccccctattattttttgttctttCACATCAAATTATAAGCACACAATAAGAAAGCGCTAAAATGTTCACTAAATGgccaaattaaatcaaaaagttttgtCAAGCCACGCTAAAAGAGATTTGGCCAAGTTTCAGCGTTGATAAGAGtagatatatttttaattaaaacaagtaaggacgggattgtcttcggctgtcccgaagacttcatacctttcatgaatggggctgaacagtaatcttatcccgttcgtaatctccaaataatcggatatataagataagaaatatatagtgaaaagatgtacatacctaaacgatttttaagataaatataagataaaaaatagcaaaaaacccccttatctgaacgatcggaatgggatatatattgtatatagctacgaaatgatttttacaggaaatcttctatgatatattagaatatattaccaagtttcacgcttttatattcgaaactaagggagaaatggccaaaaatctttctatctgaacgatcggttgtatgggataagtatatactatatacatatagctccgatcaaagagatttttttaggaaatcttctatgatatattagaataaatatcaccaagtttaacgtttttatatcggaaattaagggagaaattgccaaaaacctttctatctgaacgattgggtgcatgggatatatagtatatatagctccgatcaaagtaatttttttaattatatcttCTAATATATTATAATAGAATATatttcaccgagtttcacgtttatactttttaaattgcggcaggaatgaccaaaatcgtcttatctgaacgatcggctgtatgggagatatatgttatagtggtccgatcctaccgaatccgacaaatgtctaatataatacaaaaatacatccttgtgccaaatttcattgagatatttcaaaatttgagggactagtttgcgttcaaacagacagacggacggacagaatgacatggttatatcaactcagttcgtcgccctgatcaattcggtatacttaatggtgagtctatcttctatatttctcaacgttacaaacatcggac is a genomic window of Eurosta solidaginis isolate ZX-2024a chromosome 4, ASM4086904v1, whole genome shotgun sequence containing:
- the LOC137249915 gene encoding probable pre-mRNA-splicing factor ATP-dependent RNA helicase mog-4, producing MPYDLKKVIARFRPELKLLISSVTLDADKFSKLFDDAPIFRIQDEIETCQEVLKDRVKRLGSKDTSSHHTSVCKSTCDMQATIFEPPPPNFRKVVLATNKCRNLNLEQLYTLGALNHYGELTKLGRRMAEFPIDPMMGKCVGITIPKNWYQLLRCFL